Proteins co-encoded in one Coriobacterium glomerans PW2 genomic window:
- the ileS gene encoding isoleucine--tRNA ligase has translation MGNDYKHTMNLPKTGFPMRGSLAKTEPARLESWRSARVYRLAQQRCSEQESFVLHDGPPYANGPIHMGHAMNKIGKDMINRYWMMRGRQVHFVPGWDCHGQPIEHRVEEKLGTERFNRTPVERIRELCRRFAVENIEVQKAGFERLGVLADWDNPYLTLHHEHDAADIEVFKSLFDQGMIYRGHKPVHWCKHCHTALAEAEIEYGDETSPSVYVRFELTDTPKGLEGFSGPVDFIIWTTTPWTLPSDQAVSLKPGAIYTAIEHAGRAELMAEELAERVCEQLGWDLTPLEVDGRPYRVVAEDLFHLRYRQPIFDQVRGIALLADYVGLDEGTGIVHNSPGHGVDDYYACMAEDMEICMPVDDDGRFYSGESFGTGGPFSGLDTDEANPEIIEYLRERGTLVGEKRISHSYPHCWRCGNPVLFRATDQWFVSMDAANLRSRALEAIDTCVRWYPGNASNRLSAMIEGRPDWCISRQRNWGVPIPSYTCAACGEKVMTDETLDAVIELFRDRGSDAWFTETPESYLGAACACPACGSHRLKADKDILDVWWDSGVSWQAVLRKRPGLSYPADLYLEGSDQHRGWFQSSLLTSVAAEGTAPFRGVVSQGFVLDGQGRKMSKSLGNVIDPNAICEEMGADIVRLWVASVDTSSDVACDRDILARTSDAYRRFRNTFRFLLSELEGQFDPKTDAVDVAQLLPLDRLMLAKMTLVQAEVTGAYASYEFNRVYRTLYDFVVTELSNVYLDALKDRLYCERADAPARRSAQTVLSELLSMLLRDLQPILAYTTDEVMAFAPSGCRDDQTYAALLEWYETPLSLGEAESLSPVLEAALELRAAVTKTLEDGRADGEFTKSQEVRVRATVPAAMHELLTGADAPDLAEFFIVAEVELVAGEELAIEIAAAEGERCDRCWRYRESTGPHGEHARICDRCADAMGV, from the coding sequence AGCGCTGCAGCGAGCAGGAATCGTTTGTGCTCCATGATGGTCCTCCGTATGCCAACGGTCCGATCCACATGGGTCACGCGATGAACAAGATCGGCAAGGACATGATCAATCGCTACTGGATGATGCGAGGCAGACAAGTTCACTTCGTACCGGGATGGGACTGCCATGGTCAGCCGATCGAGCATAGAGTCGAGGAGAAGCTGGGCACCGAGAGGTTCAACCGGACGCCGGTGGAGAGGATTCGCGAGCTGTGCCGCCGTTTTGCCGTGGAGAACATCGAGGTCCAGAAAGCCGGGTTCGAGCGGCTCGGCGTGCTCGCGGACTGGGACAATCCCTACCTCACGTTGCATCATGAGCACGACGCGGCGGATATCGAGGTCTTCAAGAGCCTGTTTGATCAAGGCATGATCTACCGGGGCCACAAACCGGTCCATTGGTGCAAGCACTGCCATACGGCTCTCGCGGAGGCGGAGATAGAGTACGGCGACGAGACATCTCCGTCGGTCTACGTTCGCTTCGAGCTGACGGATACTCCGAAGGGATTGGAGGGCTTCTCCGGACCGGTTGATTTCATCATCTGGACGACCACCCCCTGGACGCTCCCATCCGATCAGGCTGTCTCGTTGAAACCCGGTGCCATCTATACCGCGATCGAGCACGCCGGACGGGCCGAGCTCATGGCGGAGGAGCTCGCTGAGCGCGTGTGCGAGCAGCTCGGCTGGGATCTGACGCCGCTTGAGGTCGATGGCCGACCCTATCGAGTCGTCGCCGAAGACCTATTTCATCTGCGCTATCGTCAACCGATCTTTGATCAGGTGCGGGGGATCGCGCTCCTCGCCGATTACGTCGGCCTGGACGAGGGAACCGGAATCGTCCACAACTCACCCGGTCATGGTGTCGATGACTACTATGCCTGCATGGCCGAGGACATGGAGATCTGCATGCCCGTGGATGATGACGGACGATTCTACTCAGGCGAGAGCTTCGGTACCGGGGGGCCGTTCTCCGGGCTCGATACCGACGAGGCCAATCCCGAGATAATCGAGTATCTGCGTGAGCGCGGCACGCTCGTCGGCGAGAAGCGAATCTCGCACAGCTATCCGCATTGCTGGCGCTGCGGCAACCCGGTGCTGTTTCGGGCGACGGATCAGTGGTTCGTATCCATGGACGCCGCGAATCTGCGATCCCGCGCCCTTGAGGCGATCGATACCTGCGTGCGCTGGTATCCGGGCAACGCTTCGAATCGTCTGTCCGCGATGATCGAGGGCCGACCGGACTGGTGCATCTCGCGACAGCGCAACTGGGGCGTACCGATTCCGAGTTACACGTGCGCGGCCTGCGGCGAGAAGGTCATGACCGACGAGACGCTCGATGCCGTGATCGAGCTCTTTCGCGACCGGGGCTCCGATGCCTGGTTCACCGAGACTCCTGAGAGCTATCTGGGGGCCGCGTGCGCGTGTCCCGCATGCGGCTCTCATCGCTTGAAGGCGGATAAGGATATCTTGGACGTCTGGTGGGACTCCGGGGTGTCTTGGCAGGCCGTTTTGCGAAAGCGGCCCGGTCTCAGCTATCCCGCCGATCTTTACCTTGAGGGATCCGATCAGCATCGCGGCTGGTTCCAGTCCTCGTTGCTCACGAGCGTGGCCGCCGAGGGCACGGCACCGTTCCGGGGGGTCGTCTCTCAGGGCTTCGTCTTGGACGGACAGGGCAGGAAGATGTCGAAGTCACTCGGCAACGTCATCGATCCGAACGCCATCTGCGAGGAGATGGGGGCGGATATCGTTCGTCTGTGGGTCGCCTCGGTCGATACGTCATCTGATGTCGCCTGTGATCGCGACATCCTCGCGCGCACCTCGGACGCCTATCGCCGCTTTCGCAACACCTTTCGGTTTTTGCTCTCTGAGCTGGAAGGCCAGTTCGATCCGAAGACGGATGCCGTCGATGTGGCGCAGCTGCTTCCGCTCGATAGGCTCATGCTCGCCAAGATGACTCTGGTCCAAGCGGAGGTGACGGGCGCGTATGCCTCGTATGAGTTCAACCGCGTCTACCGGACGCTTTATGACTTCGTCGTGACCGAGCTCTCGAATGTCTATCTCGATGCGCTCAAGGATCGCCTGTACTGCGAGCGCGCTGACGCGCCCGCGCGCCGCAGCGCGCAGACCGTTCTGTCCGAGTTGCTCTCCATGCTGCTTCGGGACCTGCAGCCGATTCTCGCATACACGACAGACGAGGTCATGGCATTCGCCCCGTCCGGTTGCCGAGACGACCAGACATACGCTGCACTGCTCGAATGGTATGAGACGCCGCTTTCCCTTGGCGAGGCCGAGAGTCTCTCACCGGTTCTGGAAGCCGCTCTCGAGCTGCGCGCGGCTGTGACCAAGACGCTCGAGGACGGGCGCGCAGACGGGGAGTTCACCAAAAGCCAGGAGGTGCGTGTGCGCGCGACCGTGCCCGCGGCCATGCACGAGTTGCTCACAGGAGCCGATGCTCCCGATCTGGCTGAGTTCTTCATCGTAGCCGAAGTCGAGCTCGTCGCCGGAGAGGAGCTCGCCATCGAGATCGCAGCCGCCGAAGGCGAGCGCTGCGACCGATGCTGGCGCTACCGCGAATCGACCGGCCCCCACGGAGAGCACGCTCGCATCTGCGACAGGTGCGCGGACGCGATGGGGGTGTGA
- the lspA gene encoding signal peptidase II, whose amino-acid sequence MARRPPLARRLAVTALLAASLIAADRISKNAAVLALASRGGIEMIPGIMSFRLTANTGMAFSLGAGLGVVSIALTAIVSAAGIVYLVRAPIVSRLEPIGLGMLMGGSIGNAIDRVLYGSVTDFIQVRIMDFPIFNVADIGITLGILVALFGFMKLSPANQRALDRDEAARDIRSDIEDDGSSVNEK is encoded by the coding sequence ATGGCGCGGCGGCCGCCGCTCGCGCGGCGTCTCGCTGTAACGGCGCTGCTCGCCGCATCGCTGATCGCTGCAGACCGCATCTCGAAGAACGCCGCGGTCTTGGCGCTCGCGAGCCGCGGCGGCATCGAGATGATACCCGGTATCATGTCGTTTCGACTGACCGCCAACACGGGGATGGCGTTCAGCTTGGGTGCGGGTCTCGGTGTCGTGTCCATTGCGCTGACCGCGATCGTGAGCGCGGCGGGAATCGTCTATCTCGTTCGCGCGCCGATCGTGTCGCGTCTGGAGCCCATCGGTCTCGGCATGCTCATGGGGGGATCGATCGGCAACGCGATCGATCGCGTTCTCTACGGGAGCGTGACCGATTTCATTCAAGTGAGAATCATGGACTTTCCCATCTTCAACGTCGCCGATATCGGGATCACTCTGGGGATTCTCGTCGCGCTATTCGGGTTCATGAAGCTCTCTCCGGCCAATCAGCGAGCCTTGGATCGAGATGAGGCGGCTCGAGACATCCGTTCGGATATCGAGGACGATGGCTCATCGGTCAACGAGAAGTGA
- a CDS encoding DUF956 family protein produces the protein MVQSLNSVVDLVMPATSGAFATRGNIMIGNRAIEFYNSRNPADCIQIPWDEVDRVAASVMFKGTWIPRFAVLTKSSGTFSFSARDSKRALRAMKRYISDERMVRSLSFLDVVRRGASNLLFNRRGPSSQV, from the coding sequence ATGGTGCAATCGCTTAACAGCGTCGTAGATCTCGTGATGCCGGCGACCTCGGGTGCGTTTGCCACCCGTGGCAACATCATGATCGGCAACCGAGCCATCGAGTTCTACAACAGTCGAAACCCGGCGGATTGCATCCAGATCCCGTGGGACGAGGTTGACCGCGTCGCCGCATCGGTCATGTTCAAGGGAACGTGGATTCCCCGCTTCGCCGTCCTCACCAAGTCAAGTGGAACGTTCTCCTTCAGCGCTCGCGACAGCAAGCGAGCGCTGAGAGCGATGAAGCGCTATATATCCGATGAGCGCATGGTCCGCTCGCTGAGCTTTCTCGATGTCGTGCGGCGCGGCGCGAGCAACCTGCTGTTCAACCGAAGAGGTCCGAGCAGTCAGGTGTGA
- a CDS encoding glycosyltransferase family 2 protein, whose protein sequence is MVFFLVCLFYQIVFFFIGMVRGEVKIAPAKRLHRYGFFIAAHNEEAVIANLVTSIKEQDYPSELIDIFVVADACTDETARVAREAGAIVYERNDLARKGKSWVMDYGFDRILTEYPGRHEAFFVFDADNLISSGYVSVMNDAFDQGFMAITSYRNSKNFGSSWISAAYATWFLREARFLNNARMICKTSCAVSGSGYLVAANIIEGMHGWDFHTLTEDIQFSTFCAVHGVRIGYAPAEFYDEQPVTFAASWKQRMRWTKGFYQVFFTYGRHLFKSMLLFRRFAAYDLLMVIGPAMLLSLMSVLANGTFLIVAMLSRGFLVTESEIEMCLGSLVMTFVSMYLSFFIMGALTTLLERRHIHCPKRWRVISNLFTFPLFMFTYMPITVAALFLKVDWVPTPHAVSVTLEQVVGASKHQAS, encoded by the coding sequence ATGGTGTTCTTTTTGGTGTGCCTTTTTTACCAGATCGTCTTCTTTTTCATTGGTATGGTTCGCGGAGAGGTGAAGATCGCCCCTGCGAAACGGCTGCATCGGTATGGCTTCTTCATCGCGGCGCACAATGAAGAGGCTGTCATCGCGAATCTCGTCACCTCCATCAAAGAGCAGGATTATCCCTCTGAGCTGATCGACATCTTCGTCGTGGCAGATGCCTGCACCGATGAAACCGCCCGCGTCGCGCGCGAAGCGGGCGCGATCGTCTATGAGAGAAACGATCTCGCGCGCAAGGGAAAGAGCTGGGTCATGGACTACGGATTCGATCGGATCCTGACCGAGTATCCGGGCCGTCATGAGGCATTTTTCGTGTTCGACGCCGACAACCTGATCTCGTCAGGTTATGTGAGCGTCATGAACGATGCGTTCGATCAGGGATTCATGGCCATCACGAGCTACCGCAACTCTAAGAACTTCGGAAGTTCCTGGATCTCGGCAGCCTATGCGACATGGTTTCTTCGCGAGGCGAGATTTCTCAACAACGCGCGCATGATCTGCAAGACATCGTGCGCGGTATCCGGATCAGGATATCTTGTCGCCGCGAACATCATCGAGGGGATGCATGGGTGGGACTTTCACACCCTTACCGAGGACATTCAGTTCTCCACGTTCTGCGCGGTCCACGGCGTTCGCATCGGATACGCGCCCGCTGAGTTCTACGATGAGCAACCAGTCACCTTCGCTGCTTCCTGGAAGCAGCGGATGCGCTGGACGAAGGGATTCTACCAGGTCTTCTTCACATACGGCAGGCATCTGTTCAAATCGATGCTGCTGTTCCGCCGCTTCGCCGCCTATGATCTGCTCATGGTGATCGGGCCCGCGATGCTGCTATCGTTGATGTCGGTGCTCGCGAATGGAACGTTTCTCATCGTGGCCATGCTCTCGAGAGGCTTTCTTGTGACCGAATCAGAGATCGAGATGTGTTTGGGCTCGCTTGTGATGACATTTGTCAGCATGTATCTGTCATTTTTTATCATGGGCGCTCTCACCACGTTGCTCGAGCGCAGGCACATCCACTGTCCCAAGCGCTGGCGCGTGATCTCGAACCTGTTCACATTCCCGCTGTTCATGTTCACCTATATGCCGATCACGGTCGCTGCGCTGTTCCTGAAGGTGGACTGGGTCCCCACGCCGCACGCGGTATCGGTCACGCTGGAGCAGGTGGTCGGCGCGTCGAAGCATCAGGCGTCATGA
- a CDS encoding RluA family pseudouridine synthase, with product MAHRSTRSDAAVSDRELSYVVDATEAGQRLDAYLGGRRACPTRSACARLIERGAVSVDGAMQCSKSFIVLSGQRVDLAYSEQVEAAVVAGEPIPLDIRFEDEYLIVLSKQRGLVCHPGHGHDSGTLANALVHHCGIDHLGTLQGEDRPGIVHRLDRDTSGLMLAAKDDATQRALQDLIRLRTLDRRYIALVHGVIARDAGTIDTGLARSSRDRLKMAVSDDPAARQAITTFRVLERFDAARGDEGYTLIECHLYTGRTHQIRVHMRYISHPIVGDPLYGRKSKRAELGLTRQFLHSWRLRFTHPVSGERVEVTDTLPWDLAASLDDLAKRSIGRTDAGTEIIERLGAREP from the coding sequence ATGGCTCATCGGTCAACGAGAAGTGATGCTGCTGTGAGCGATCGAGAGCTCAGCTATGTCGTGGATGCGACCGAAGCCGGTCAGCGGCTTGATGCCTACCTCGGTGGCCGGCGCGCCTGTCCGACGCGGTCGGCTTGCGCCCGTCTCATCGAGCGGGGCGCTGTGAGCGTCGACGGTGCGATGCAATGCTCGAAGAGCTTCATCGTCTTGTCCGGACAGCGCGTCGACCTCGCTTATTCTGAGCAGGTGGAGGCCGCCGTCGTCGCCGGAGAGCCGATTCCGCTCGATATTCGCTTCGAGGACGAGTATCTCATCGTCCTATCGAAGCAGCGCGGTCTGGTGTGCCACCCCGGACACGGGCACGATTCGGGCACGCTGGCGAACGCCCTCGTTCATCACTGTGGCATCGATCATCTCGGAACGTTGCAGGGAGAGGATCGTCCCGGCATCGTCCACCGTCTTGATCGGGACACATCAGGTCTCATGCTCGCAGCAAAGGATGATGCCACCCAGCGCGCGCTGCAGGACCTGATCAGGCTCCGCACGCTCGATCGCCGTTATATCGCTCTGGTTCACGGGGTGATCGCCCGTGACGCCGGGACGATCGATACGGGCCTTGCTCGTTCGAGCCGAGACCGTCTGAAGATGGCCGTATCCGACGATCCGGCGGCTCGGCAGGCGATCACGACGTTTCGGGTGCTCGAGCGATTCGACGCCGCGCGGGGTGATGAGGGCTACACGCTCATCGAGTGCCATCTCTACACGGGGCGCACTCATCAGATCCGTGTCCATATGCGCTATATATCCCATCCGATCGTGGGCGATCCGCTCTACGGAAGAAAATCGAAGCGCGCGGAGCTGGGGCTCACGAGGCAGTTCTTGCATTCCTGGCGTCTGCGGTTCACGCATCCGGTGAGCGGGGAGCGAGTCGAGGTGACCGATACGCTGCCCTGGGACCTTGCAGCCTCACTCGACGACCTCGCGAAGCGCTCGATCGGTCGAACCGATGCGGGCACCGAAATCATCGAGCGCCTCGGAGCGCGCGAACCCTGA